Proteins encoded within one genomic window of Halocatena marina:
- a CDS encoding tryptophan--tRNA ligase: MSEETHEHEHKRDQDQDRDPDLKRDAGRDYDHSRETESESAERESEVERRTVTDGGTAGADDVTLDPWGSSTVADYRKLFEEFGIESFDEVLPEVPNPHYLMRRGVIFGHRDYPRVLDGFEPGDAAVLSGFMPTGDPHIGHKLVFDEIIWHQQQGADAYGLIADLEAHSARGLDWDEIDEHARDYLLSLLALGFDPEEGELYRQSTNRTVQDLAFELGIETNISELQSIYGFDGETDVSHMQSVVTQMADILYPQLEEPKPTVIPVGPDQDPHVRLARDLAARMRSFKVTEAYASFETNAAEHALIEDAYEALGGESTSDSDPIRCVAAAEWLSEHHDAPNVEESLRAAGKEPLRPRVRFLDRNATEEAFTALIEAIDGEKRVYEGHIDVFDSSREDAAALAREIEVEHEGYGFYPPSSIYHRFMTGLTGGKMSSSIPSSHISLLDDPEDGYEKVKAATTGGRETAERQRELGGEADKCPVYELYAYLLAADDDEFAKMVYDECVGGERLCGDCKEQAAQLMQEFLREHQEKREEAKAVLESLDLDLGLD, translated from the coding sequence ATGAGCGAAGAGACTCACGAACACGAACACAAACGCGATCAGGATCAGGATCGGGACCCAGATCTGAAACGAGACGCAGGTCGGGACTACGATCACAGTCGGGAGACGGAGTCAGAATCGGCCGAGAGAGAGAGTGAAGTCGAGAGAAGAACCGTGACAGACGGTGGAACAGCAGGAGCCGACGATGTCACGCTCGATCCGTGGGGATCTTCGACTGTTGCTGATTACCGCAAGCTGTTCGAAGAGTTCGGAATCGAGTCATTCGATGAGGTGCTCCCCGAGGTTCCGAATCCCCACTATCTGATGCGCCGTGGAGTCATCTTCGGTCATCGAGATTATCCTCGCGTCCTCGATGGATTCGAGCCAGGGGATGCAGCCGTTCTCTCGGGATTCATGCCGACGGGCGATCCCCACATCGGCCACAAACTCGTCTTCGATGAGATCATCTGGCACCAACAGCAGGGCGCGGACGCCTACGGACTCATTGCTGACCTCGAAGCGCACTCTGCTCGTGGACTCGACTGGGATGAAATTGACGAGCACGCCCGCGATTATCTCCTCTCGCTGCTCGCGCTCGGCTTCGACCCCGAAGAGGGAGAACTGTATCGCCAATCGACGAATCGAACGGTGCAGGATCTCGCGTTCGAGCTGGGTATCGAGACGAATATCTCCGAACTGCAGTCTATCTACGGCTTCGACGGTGAAACCGACGTTTCGCACATGCAAAGCGTCGTCACCCAGATGGCTGATATCCTTTATCCACAGCTCGAGGAACCGAAACCCACCGTCATTCCCGTCGGCCCCGACCAAGACCCTCACGTTCGGCTCGCACGAGATCTTGCCGCCCGAATGCGTTCGTTCAAAGTCACCGAGGCGTACGCGAGCTTCGAGACAAACGCAGCCGAACACGCGCTCATCGAGGACGCATACGAGGCACTCGGCGGCGAATCGACATCAGATTCGGACCCGATCCGCTGTGTTGCGGCCGCGGAATGGCTCTCGGAGCACCACGACGCGCCTAATGTCGAGGAGAGCTTACGTGCTGCTGGAAAGGAACCGCTCCGACCACGAGTGCGATTTCTCGATCGGAACGCAACGGAGGAGGCGTTCACGGCGCTCATCGAAGCGATCGACGGTGAAAAGCGCGTGTATGAGGGCCACATTGACGTATTCGACTCTTCCCGTGAAGACGCGGCGGCACTCGCCCGCGAAATCGAGGTCGAGCACGAGGGGTACGGATTCTATCCGCCGTCATCCATCTATCACCGGTTCATGACTGGGTTGACTGGTGGAAAGATGTCCTCCTCGATTCCGTCGAGCCACATTAGTCTGCTCGACGATCCCGAAGACGGGTACGAAAAGGTGAAAGCAGCGACGACCGGTGGACGAGAAACCGCCGAACGCCAGCGTGAACTCGGTGGCGAGGCCGACAAATGCCCGGTGTACGAACTCTATGCCTACCTGCTCGCTGCGGACGACGACGAATTCGCCAAAATGGTGTACGACGAATGCGTGGGTGGCGAGCGCCTCTGTGGCGATTGTAAGGAACAGGCAGCACAACTGATGCAGGAGTTCCTCAGGGAACATCAGGAAAAGCGTGAAGAGGCAAAAGCAGTGCTCGAATCTCTCGATCTCGATCTGGGACTGGACTAA
- a CDS encoding DUF5615 family PIN-like protein has product MDHLTFLADEHVDRAYVRALLSNGYDVHAVGIDYTSGIADETHLSTCVEEDRIIISNDRDFVRLGQIHEHAGIIMYTNHNLPVGAFVRAIRRIDRHLITDELANQILWLEEWQ; this is encoded by the coding sequence ATGGATCATCTTACATTTCTCGCTGACGAGCATGTCGATCGGGCGTACGTCCGTGCTCTCCTATCCAACGGATATGATGTTCATGCTGTGGGTATTGACTATACGAGCGGCATAGCTGACGAGACACACCTCTCTACCTGCGTGGAAGAGGATCGGATAATTATTTCAAATGATCGTGATTTCGTCCGTCTTGGACAGATCCACGAGCACGCAGGGATCATCATGTATACGAACCATAATCTACCCGTTGGAGCGTTCGTTCGGGCAATTCGCCGAATCGATAGGCATCTGATCACCGATGAGCTTGCCAATCAAATCCTGTGGCTCGAAGAATGGCAGTGA
- a CDS encoding DUF433 domain-containing protein, whose amino-acid sequence MSIVQTDAVLGGEPRLEGRRISVLQIADRVIEADQSPEYIADQLDLSLADIYHALGYYYDHIEEMNAIRARHRELETELEDVALSPPETIEQ is encoded by the coding sequence ATGAGCATCGTCCAAACCGATGCTGTCCTCGGAGGAGAACCACGTCTAGAAGGACGTCGAATCAGCGTGCTTCAGATAGCCGATCGGGTTATCGAAGCCGATCAGTCACCAGAATATATCGCCGATCAGCTCGATCTCTCGCTCGCGGATATATATCACGCGCTTGGGTATTACTACGACCACATAGAGGAAATGAACGCTATTCGAGCACGTCACCGCGAACTTGAGACCGAATTAGAAGACGTCGCTCTGTCTCCGCCGGAAACGATCGAGCAGTAG
- a CDS encoding potassium channel family protein, producing the protein MDREVEYEPVSVKVILAEMKDTAELLIDLSYSSVLLESSAIAEEVLALEQRMDVLRLKARMSLLMAARSPEDAKALAPVLGVVDAAEKISEAAGDIAKTVVEEIVLPDAIRSALPEALESIVRAELAADSALAGQTLGERHLETETGVRVIAIRRQGEWLLNPDQETTLRAEDVLLLRGPEEGIAVVYSEATGEEYQTSEPTKPAIEDVGRAVDSIILMKNMSELAVDLAYGAVLFNNEEVAREVFELEVEVDALQSRFEAWTLRAASRVDDPVSLRGLVHIAQSTEVISDAALEISEGVLHGLGAHSVVAAAVEESDEIIIRLEIEAKSTLDGATLGTEMVSTKTGMRVIAVRRGSRDDDDGDDDDDGWVISPGPDTELRAGDIILAKGTRSGAERLAELTEAS; encoded by the coding sequence ATGGACAGGGAGGTCGAGTACGAGCCGGTCAGTGTGAAGGTTATTCTAGCGGAGATGAAGGACACAGCAGAGCTCCTCATTGACCTTTCGTACTCGTCCGTATTACTCGAAAGCAGCGCCATCGCGGAGGAGGTGTTGGCGTTAGAACAGCGAATGGACGTGTTGCGGTTGAAAGCGCGAATGAGCCTCCTCATGGCCGCCCGCAGTCCGGAGGATGCCAAGGCACTCGCACCGGTTCTCGGGGTCGTCGACGCCGCAGAGAAAATCAGCGAAGCCGCAGGTGACATCGCAAAGACCGTCGTAGAGGAGATCGTTCTCCCCGACGCCATTCGTTCGGCACTTCCCGAGGCACTCGAATCGATTGTCCGCGCAGAGCTCGCTGCCGATTCGGCACTCGCCGGACAGACACTCGGTGAGCGTCACCTCGAAACCGAGACCGGTGTGCGCGTCATTGCGATCCGCCGGCAGGGCGAATGGTTGCTGAATCCGGATCAGGAGACGACGCTACGTGCAGAGGATGTGCTGCTCCTCCGGGGACCCGAAGAAGGAATTGCAGTCGTATACAGTGAGGCGACGGGAGAAGAGTATCAAACATCCGAACCGACCAAACCGGCCATCGAGGACGTTGGGCGCGCTGTCGACTCCATCATACTCATGAAGAATATGAGCGAACTCGCGGTCGACCTCGCGTACGGCGCTGTGCTCTTCAACAACGAAGAGGTCGCAAGGGAAGTGTTCGAACTCGAAGTCGAAGTCGATGCCCTCCAGTCTCGCTTTGAAGCGTGGACGCTGCGAGCAGCAAGCCGGGTCGATGACCCAGTCAGTCTCCGCGGTCTCGTCCATATCGCACAATCGACAGAAGTCATCTCCGACGCTGCCCTCGAAATCAGCGAAGGTGTCTTACACGGACTGGGAGCCCATTCGGTGGTCGCTGCAGCCGTCGAAGAGAGCGATGAGATCATCATTCGTCTCGAAATCGAAGCCAAAAGCACGCTCGACGGAGCGACGCTCGGGACAGAGATGGTGAGTACAAAAACTGGAATGCGCGTCATCGCCGTCCGCAGAGGCTCACGCGACGACGACGACGGTGATGATGATGATGATGGATGGGTTATTTCACCAGGTCCGGATACCGAATTGCGGGCTGGCGATATCATTCTCGCAAAAGGGACGCGATCGGGAGCAGAGCGGCTCGCAGAGCTTACGGAAGCGAGTTAG
- a CDS encoding methyltransferase domain-containing protein → MTESKPSDEEERERWERILTTQTEEEFRDFVIDQLDLRPDESVLSVGCGPGFETAALAQHIGEKGSITGIDVNEAVLAAATDLCGDLSQVSFKQGDITDLPIADESYHLAIAKQVLYAVSDIDAAVNELFRVIKPGGRVAVTAGDRRTHVKHTPTDRMQRADEIYRSEMGDRQRGTRLAALLPEAGFTIEEIVPRAKIQTEINDQIEQGIEVQRQLLAANDAFDDAEIEAWERDLRDLNETGQFLSCSTSFLHIARRPE, encoded by the coding sequence ATGACAGAATCCAAGCCTTCCGACGAAGAAGAACGGGAACGATGGGAGAGAATCCTTACGACCCAGACTGAAGAGGAATTTCGTGACTTTGTCATTGATCAGTTGGACCTGCGTCCTGACGAATCGGTGCTCTCTGTCGGATGTGGTCCCGGATTTGAGACGGCAGCCCTCGCACAGCACATTGGTGAAAAAGGAAGCATTACCGGCATCGATGTGAACGAAGCGGTGCTGGCTGCAGCAACCGACCTGTGTGGCGATTTGTCACAGGTATCCTTCAAACAGGGAGACATCACCGACCTCCCGATCGCAGACGAGAGCTACCATCTCGCTATCGCCAAGCAAGTGTTGTATGCTGTTTCTGACATCGATGCAGCCGTCAACGAGCTCTTTCGCGTGATTAAGCCGGGGGGACGAGTGGCTGTTACCGCAGGGGACAGGCGGACGCACGTGAAGCATACCCCAACCGATCGAATGCAGCGCGCAGACGAGATCTATCGATCTGAGATGGGAGATCGACAACGTGGGACACGTCTCGCCGCGTTACTTCCCGAGGCGGGATTCACCATCGAAGAGATCGTTCCGCGTGCAAAGATTCAAACCGAAATCAATGATCAGATTGAACAGGGAATCGAAGTCCAACGTCAGCTTTTAGCGGCAAACGATGCATTCGACGACGCAGAAATTGAAGCATGGGAACGAGACCTCAGGGACCTCAATGAGACTGGCCAGTTCCTCTCTTGTTCGACATCCTTTCTCCACATCGCCCGCAGGCCAGAATAG